From one Cupriavidus sp. P-10 genomic stretch:
- a CDS encoding AMP-binding protein, whose product MTMSIGFSTDLPAVPPARLPADGFYSVREAFDAACLRYGDRPFLHIPAQATAGYGGQAVDWTYGSACARIRELEADFRGAGLARGHRVALMLDNRAEFFLYWLALNGLGVSVVPLNAESSAAELAHVLRDSAAVMVVALDGRWQPLEPALGQALGAMGAALPPVCRLGTGSAAVPMPQGQPMAAEDECALVYTSGSTGLPKGCMLSNEYMLAFGRWYNALGGLCRIEPGAERLITPLPLVHMNALACSSMAMILSGGCIVQLDRFHPGTWWETVAQSGATIVHYLGVMPAILLQLPQQASDRAHAVRFGFGAGVHPRHHAAFEERFGFALVESWSMTEVGAGGAVAAQLDPRHPGTRCFGRPTPQMEYRIVDEEGEEVPPGAAGELRVRAAGNDPRAGFFSGYANQPALTEAAWAGGYFHTGDIVRQAEDGSLHFVDRKKSIIRRSGENIASLEVEAVLNQLPMVRQVGVGPVEDETRGEEVMACVELMPGHAPTRDLALGIFAAAAQRLAYFKLPGYIAFVPALPLTASQKLQRGVLKQAMHALLDEHAAFDLRALKKRPDRHDSSAKPCGSA is encoded by the coding sequence ATGACCATGTCTATTGGCTTCTCCACGGATTTGCCGGCGGTTCCCCCGGCGCGCCTTCCCGCAGACGGCTTCTACTCGGTGCGTGAGGCATTCGACGCGGCATGCCTGCGCTATGGGGATCGCCCGTTCTTGCATATTCCGGCGCAGGCGACCGCCGGCTACGGCGGCCAGGCGGTGGACTGGACCTATGGCAGCGCGTGCGCGCGCATCCGGGAACTGGAGGCAGACTTTCGCGGCGCCGGCCTGGCCCGCGGGCACCGGGTCGCGCTGATGCTGGACAACCGCGCCGAGTTCTTCCTGTACTGGCTGGCCCTCAATGGCCTCGGCGTATCCGTGGTGCCGCTGAATGCGGAAAGCAGCGCCGCGGAGCTTGCGCATGTGCTGCGCGACAGCGCAGCAGTGATGGTGGTGGCGCTGGATGGCCGCTGGCAGCCGCTCGAGCCAGCGCTCGGCCAGGCGCTGGGAGCCATGGGCGCCGCGCTGCCGCCGGTGTGCCGGCTCGGCACCGGCAGCGCAGCGGTGCCGATGCCGCAGGGCCAGCCCATGGCCGCCGAGGACGAATGCGCGCTGGTCTACACCTCCGGCAGCACCGGCCTGCCCAAGGGCTGCATGCTGTCGAATGAATACATGCTCGCGTTCGGCCGCTGGTACAACGCCCTGGGCGGCCTGTGCCGGATCGAGCCCGGCGCGGAACGGCTGATCACGCCGCTGCCGCTGGTCCACATGAACGCGCTGGCGTGCTCGTCGATGGCGATGATCCTCAGCGGCGGCTGCATCGTGCAGCTGGACCGCTTCCACCCGGGCACCTGGTGGGAGACGGTCGCGCAGAGCGGGGCCACCATCGTGCACTACCTGGGCGTCATGCCGGCCATCCTGCTGCAGCTTCCGCAGCAGGCCAGCGACCGCGCGCACGCGGTCCGCTTCGGCTTCGGCGCCGGCGTGCATCCCAGGCACCATGCCGCGTTCGAGGAGCGCTTCGGCTTTGCGCTGGTCGAGTCGTGGTCGATGACCGAAGTCGGCGCGGGCGGCGCCGTCGCCGCGCAGCTCGATCCGCGTCATCCCGGCACCCGCTGCTTCGGCCGGCCCACGCCCCAGATGGAATACCGCATCGTCGACGAAGAAGGCGAAGAGGTGCCGCCTGGCGCTGCGGGTGAACTACGCGTACGCGCCGCCGGCAACGACCCGCGCGCCGGCTTCTTCTCCGGCTACGCCAACCAGCCGGCGCTAACCGAGGCGGCGTGGGCCGGCGGCTATTTCCATACCGGCGACATCGTGCGCCAGGCCGAAGACGGCTCGCTGCATTTCGTCGACCGCAAGAAAAGCATCATCCGGCGCAGCGGCGAGAACATCGCCTCGCTTGAAGTCGAGGCCGTACTCAATCAGTTGCCGATGGTGCGACAGGTCGGCGTCGGCCCGGTGGAAGACGAAACCCGCGGCGAAGAAGTCATGGCGTGCGTCGAGCTGATGCCGGGGCATGCGCCCACGCGCGACCTCGCGCTTGGCATCTTTGCGGCCGCCGCGCAGCGGCTCGCCTACTTCAAGCTGCCCGGCTATATCGCCTTCGTGCCGGCGTTGCCGCTGACTGCGTCGCAGAAGCTGCAGCGCGGCGTGCTCAAGCAGGCCATGCACGCGTTGCTCGACGAGCACGCCGCGTTCGACCTGCGCGCACTGAAGAAGCGCCCTGACCGCCACGACTCGTCGGCCAAGCCATGCGGGAGCGCATGA
- a CDS encoding thiolase family protein: MMTRQYDDAEVVLTVPVTTGYARYSTEPADWYVAQCLRELLARAGLAKDSLDGLAVSSFTLPPDPVASLSRSLGLSLRWLESVPFGGASGVIALRRAARAVQAGDADVVACIGADTNPRGGFASLASRFSWAAIDAIHPYGAAGPSMPFAHLTRRYMDATGATRADFGRLCVSQRQNASAVPHALLGTPITLEDYLCARPIAEPLHKLDLVMPCAGAEGFLVMSRGQARRLGLPHARLRAVVERHNAYADDDAILRGGWAQERERLYGQAGVGPQDIDVLATYDDYPAVVFLQLEGLGFCQPGTAAGFIAAHDLGFRGDFPHNTSGGQLGCGQAGAGGGYLGLVEVLRQVTRQAGANQVADARLGLASGYGMAVYDRCLATGAAIIEGASA, translated from the coding sequence ATGATGACACGGCAATACGACGACGCCGAGGTCGTGCTGACGGTGCCGGTCACCACCGGGTACGCGCGCTACAGCACCGAGCCGGCAGACTGGTACGTGGCGCAATGCCTGCGTGAACTGCTGGCGCGCGCGGGCCTGGCAAAAGACAGCCTCGACGGCCTGGCGGTGTCCAGCTTCACGCTGCCGCCCGACCCGGTGGCCAGCCTGTCGCGCTCGCTTGGCCTTTCGCTGCGCTGGCTGGAGTCGGTGCCATTCGGCGGCGCCAGCGGCGTGATCGCTTTGCGCCGCGCAGCGCGCGCGGTACAGGCCGGCGACGCCGACGTGGTCGCTTGCATCGGTGCGGACACCAACCCGCGTGGCGGCTTTGCCAGCCTGGCCAGCCGCTTCTCGTGGGCGGCCATCGACGCGATCCATCCGTACGGCGCGGCGGGGCCGAGCATGCCGTTCGCGCACCTGACCCGGCGCTACATGGACGCGACCGGCGCGACCCGCGCCGACTTCGGCCGCCTGTGCGTGAGCCAGCGCCAGAACGCCAGCGCCGTGCCGCACGCCTTGCTGGGCACGCCCATCACGCTGGAGGACTACCTGTGCGCCCGGCCGATCGCCGAGCCGCTGCACAAGCTCGACCTGGTAATGCCGTGCGCGGGCGCCGAGGGCTTCCTGGTGATGTCGCGCGGCCAGGCGCGCCGGCTCGGCCTGCCGCACGCGCGCCTGCGCGCCGTGGTGGAGCGCCACAACGCCTACGCCGACGACGACGCCATCCTGCGCGGCGGCTGGGCCCAGGAGCGCGAACGGCTGTATGGGCAGGCCGGCGTCGGTCCGCAGGACATCGACGTGCTGGCCACCTACGACGATTACCCCGCAGTGGTGTTCCTGCAACTGGAAGGGCTTGGCTTTTGCCAGCCTGGCACCGCCGCGGGCTTTATTGCCGCGCACGACCTCGGCTTCCGGGGCGACTTCCCGCACAACACCAGCGGCGGCCAGCTTGGCTGCGGGCAGGCCGGCGCCGGCGGCGGCTACCTCGGCCTGGTGGAGGTGCTGCGGCAGGTCACGAGACAGGCCGGCGCCAACCAGGTCGCCGATGCGCGACTTGGGCTAGCCAGCGGCTACGGCATGGCCGTGTACGACCGCTGCCTGGCGACCGGCGCGGCCATCATCGAAGGAGCCAGCGCATGA
- a CDS encoding Zn-ribbon domain-containing OB-fold protein, with amino-acid sequence MSHDSQFPACRSAAWQGMAEATPDGGLALPQCPACAHLFYPPQRYCPRCLHDRISFRADSGAGVVLSVALLHSTLVPAFVGRLPVHVAAVRLDAGVTLFALADAMLPAGTRVAAWLDQHEDNAAGVLRVRRLLTDHENHDGGCA; translated from the coding sequence ATGAGCCACGACAGCCAATTCCCCGCATGCCGCTCGGCCGCGTGGCAAGGCATGGCAGAGGCCACGCCGGACGGCGGCCTGGCCTTGCCGCAATGCCCGGCCTGCGCACACCTGTTCTATCCGCCGCAGCGGTATTGCCCGCGGTGCCTGCATGACCGCATCAGCTTCCGGGCCGACAGCGGTGCCGGCGTGGTGCTTTCCGTGGCGCTGCTGCACAGCACGCTCGTGCCCGCATTCGTGGGCCGGCTGCCGGTGCATGTGGCCGCCGTGCGGCTCGATGCGGGCGTGACCCTGTTCGCGCTCGCCGACGCGATGCTGCCGGCGGGCACGCGCGTGGCGGCATGGCTGGACCAGCACGAAGACAACGCGGCGGGCGTGCTGCGCGTGCGCCGCCTGTTGACAGATCACGAAAACCACGATGGAGGTTGCGCATGA
- a CDS encoding SDR family NAD(P)-dependent oxidoreductase encodes MKSSAKRGLSFCGRTALVTGGNSGIGLAICQSLLAHGARVIAAGLDPVERSHPLLTSVVADLSTAEGIANLTAIAQEPGIDILVNNAGVVRNTLLADVDDAEFDLMMNLHVRCAMQLAQACAPHMKAQHFGRIVNVASRAIVGLAGRTAYGASKAALAAMTRTWALELGPCGITVNTVSPGPTLTDMLARDFPEHSERARALAASLPARRLGLPEDVARAVLFFADPASSWITGQNLFVCGGGSLAASLAL; translated from the coding sequence ATGAAATCGTCCGCCAAACGCGGATTGTCCTTTTGCGGGCGTACCGCGCTCGTGACCGGCGGCAATTCCGGTATCGGGCTGGCCATCTGCCAGTCGCTGCTGGCGCATGGCGCACGGGTGATCGCGGCCGGGCTGGACCCGGTGGAGCGCTCGCATCCGCTGCTGACGAGCGTTGTCGCCGACCTGTCCACGGCCGAAGGCATCGCGAACCTGACTGCCATCGCGCAAGAGCCCGGGATCGACATCCTGGTCAACAACGCCGGCGTCGTGCGCAACACCTTGCTGGCTGACGTGGACGACGCGGAGTTCGACCTGATGATGAACCTGCACGTGCGCTGCGCCATGCAGCTGGCGCAGGCGTGCGCACCGCACATGAAGGCGCAGCACTTCGGCCGCATCGTCAATGTCGCCTCGCGCGCCATCGTCGGCCTGGCCGGACGCACGGCCTACGGCGCGAGCAAGGCGGCGCTGGCGGCGATGACGCGTACCTGGGCGCTGGAGCTGGGCCCGTGCGGCATCACCGTCAATACCGTGTCGCCGGGGCCGACGCTCACCGACATGCTGGCCCGCGACTTCCCCGAGCACAGCGAACGCGCCCGCGCGCTGGCCGCCTCGCTGCCCGCGCGGCGGCTTGGCCTGCCCGAGGACGTGGCGCGTGCGGTGCTGTTCTTCGCCGATCCGGCGAGCAGCTGGATCACTGGCCAGAACCTCTTTGTCTGCGGCGGCGGCAGCCTGGCGGCATCGCTGGCGCTCTGA
- a CDS encoding cupin domain-containing protein translates to MNPSSPQLPAGMPALEEVLLQSADMPWRPKSLSGLYEKMLWRDEASGASIALIRFDKGVSIPEPHSHASNQFMFCLQGRYEYTATQVVLTPGCFYWNPKGNIHGPTLAHEDTIVVEIYDGPHYPQKPSWYTDERDAH, encoded by the coding sequence GTGAACCCATCCAGTCCCCAACTGCCGGCGGGCATGCCGGCACTCGAGGAAGTGCTGCTGCAAAGCGCCGACATGCCCTGGCGCCCGAAGTCGCTGTCCGGCCTGTACGAAAAGATGCTGTGGCGCGACGAGGCCTCCGGCGCTTCCATCGCGCTTATCCGCTTCGACAAGGGCGTGTCGATTCCGGAGCCGCATTCCCATGCGTCGAACCAGTTCATGTTCTGCCTGCAGGGCCGCTACGAGTACACGGCCACGCAGGTGGTGCTGACACCAGGCTGCTTCTACTGGAACCCGAAGGGCAACATCCACGGCCCCACGCTGGCGCACGAGGACACCATCGTGGTCGAGATCTACGACGGCCCGCACTATCCGCAGAAGCCGAGCTGGTACACGGATGAGCGCGATGCCCACTGA
- a CDS encoding Ldh family oxidoreductase, translated as MPTSVPASSHCDADAHALSATVSAIFERLGVAQADAVRVADTLVEADMEGVPSHGVMLVPMYAQRLRDGSVTTASRATVVSDNGGCVVLDAANMLGQLSAFHAVALARERAGTHGIGAVAVRNAFHFGAAGLYARALASDDCIGIVMSNTRPLMPAPGGAQRVVGNNPLAIALPGADDIPVELDMAMSASAMGKIRLAAAAGREIPAGWATDAHGRPTTDAAAALAGMLLPAAGPKGFGLAFMVDMLCGGLSGGGTGEAVQPLYGDSARPYNCAHFFLAIDVAHFGDAGAFARTVSQAAAGVRNSHRAPGTERIYSPGEIGWAKRHEHGSTCHVDRAVLTEIVGVARALPAAIPPSIANLTDHTDHTDHTDHTDK; from the coding sequence ATGCCCACGTCCGTCCCCGCTTCCAGCCATTGCGATGCCGACGCGCACGCGCTGAGCGCGACCGTGAGCGCCATCTTCGAACGGCTCGGCGTGGCCCAGGCAGACGCCGTGCGCGTGGCCGATACGCTTGTCGAGGCCGACATGGAAGGCGTCCCGTCGCATGGCGTCATGCTCGTGCCCATGTATGCGCAGCGCCTGCGCGACGGCTCCGTGACGACCGCGTCGCGGGCAACCGTGGTCAGCGACAACGGCGGCTGCGTGGTGCTCGACGCGGCCAATATGCTGGGGCAGCTGTCGGCGTTCCATGCGGTCGCGCTGGCCCGCGAGCGGGCCGGGACGCATGGCATCGGCGCCGTGGCGGTGCGCAACGCGTTCCACTTCGGCGCCGCTGGCCTGTATGCGCGCGCACTGGCCAGCGACGACTGCATCGGCATCGTGATGTCCAACACCCGCCCGTTGATGCCGGCGCCGGGCGGCGCGCAGCGCGTGGTGGGCAACAATCCGCTCGCCATTGCCTTGCCGGGCGCCGACGACATTCCGGTCGAGCTGGACATGGCCATGAGCGCCAGCGCGATGGGCAAGATCCGGCTCGCCGCGGCCGCCGGCCGCGAGATCCCGGCGGGCTGGGCCACCGATGCGCACGGCCGGCCCACCACCGACGCGGCGGCAGCGCTCGCCGGCATGCTGCTGCCGGCGGCCGGACCCAAGGGCTTCGGCCTCGCGTTCATGGTCGACATGCTGTGCGGCGGACTGTCAGGCGGCGGCACCGGCGAAGCGGTCCAGCCGCTTTATGGCGACAGCGCGAGGCCCTACAACTGCGCGCACTTTTTCCTGGCGATCGACGTGGCGCACTTCGGCGACGCCGGCGCATTCGCGCGCACCGTCAGCCAGGCCGCCGCCGGCGTGCGCAACTCACACCGGGCGCCCGGAACCGAGCGCATCTACAGCCCCGGCGAAATCGGCTGGGCCAAACGCCACGAGCACGGCAGCACGTGCCACGTTGACCGCGCGGTGCTGACGGAGATCGTCGGCGTGGCGCGCGCGCTCCCGGCGGCGATTCCGCCATCCATTGCCAACCTCACGGACCACACGGACCACACGGACCACACGGACCACACGGACAAATAA
- a CDS encoding RidA family protein has product MKTQIHSDALRQPNGHFSQATAIEARGKLVFISGMTARRPDGSIAGIGDVEAQTRQVCENLKAAVEAAGGTLEDICRVDVYVRNIENFDRIHKIRREYFHVPLPASTMVEVSKLVSPDYLIEISAIAVLPDA; this is encoded by the coding sequence ATGAAGACCCAGATTCACTCCGACGCACTGCGCCAGCCTAACGGCCATTTCTCGCAGGCCACCGCCATCGAGGCTCGCGGCAAGCTGGTGTTCATCTCCGGCATGACCGCGCGCCGGCCCGACGGCAGCATCGCCGGCATCGGCGACGTGGAAGCGCAGACGCGCCAGGTCTGCGAAAACCTCAAGGCCGCGGTAGAGGCCGCCGGCGGCACGCTGGAGGACATCTGCCGCGTCGATGTGTATGTGCGCAACATCGAGAACTTCGACCGCATCCACAAGATCCGCCGCGAGTATTTCCATGTGCCGTTGCCGGCCTCGACCATGGTGGAGGTCAGCAAGCTGGTCTCGCCGGACTACCTGATCGAGATCAGCGCCATCGCGGTGCTGCCCGACGCCTGA
- a CDS encoding fumarylacetoacetate hydrolase family protein, which translates to MRFASFLYDRQPRIGVLEGEEVALLPMPMGDLRDVIAGGAPALQSVAAARCDGRLPRLALSALRLLPPLHRLRRDVLCVGWNYWDHFLEGEGKREGQDVPRPEAPTFFTKSPHTLIGPRDDIAFDARVSARWDYEAELALVIGADGRSIPAASAMQHVWGYCLANDISQRDLQRRHGGQWLKGKSIDGTMPLGPFLVTADEIDPNEVRLQCLVNGELMQDASVSQMAFPIPELIAELSFGMTLQAGDLVITGTPAGVGNARDPQVFLRAGDEVVVRGTGLGELVNRVVDADLYQQSSVMDMRSRP; encoded by the coding sequence ATGCGATTCGCAAGTTTCCTGTACGACCGCCAGCCCCGCATCGGCGTGCTCGAAGGCGAGGAAGTGGCACTGTTACCCATGCCCATGGGGGATCTGCGCGATGTGATCGCGGGTGGTGCGCCCGCGCTCCAAAGCGTCGCCGCCGCGCGGTGCGACGGCAGGCTGCCGCGGCTCGCGCTCAGTGCGCTGCGCCTGCTGCCGCCGCTGCACCGGCTGCGGCGCGACGTGCTCTGCGTTGGCTGGAACTACTGGGACCACTTTCTGGAAGGCGAGGGCAAGCGTGAGGGGCAGGACGTGCCGCGCCCCGAGGCGCCGACGTTCTTCACCAAGAGCCCGCACACGCTGATCGGCCCGCGCGACGACATCGCGTTTGACGCCCGTGTCTCGGCCAGGTGGGACTACGAGGCCGAACTCGCGCTGGTCATCGGCGCCGACGGCCGCAGCATTCCCGCGGCAAGCGCCATGCAGCATGTGTGGGGCTATTGCCTCGCCAACGACATTTCGCAACGCGACCTGCAGCGGCGCCACGGCGGGCAGTGGCTGAAGGGCAAGAGCATCGACGGCACCATGCCGCTGGGTCCGTTCCTGGTGACCGCCGACGAGATCGACCCGAACGAGGTCCGCCTGCAATGCCTGGTCAACGGCGAACTGATGCAGGACGCCTCGGTGTCCCAGATGGCCTTTCCCATTCCTGAACTGATTGCCGAACTCTCGTTCGGCATGACGCTGCAGGCCGGTGACCTCGTCATTACCGGCACGCCGGCCGGCGTCGGCAATGCGCGCGACCCGCAAGTGTTCCTGCGGGCCGGCGACGAGGTGGTCGTGCGCGGCACCGGCCTGGGTGAGTTGGTGAACCGGGTGGTCGATGCCGACCTGTACCAGCAGTCGAGCGTGATGGACATGAGGAGCCGGCCATGA
- a CDS encoding SDR family NAD(P)-dependent oxidoreductase: MRATFDAAGDVIVITGGANGIGAGLARACAQAGATVVVCDVDERAASGLLADAPGVQFRRLDVSDRDAVMQVMQAIEAEHGRIDGLVCAAAVQPRKAVHDTEPQAWRKTLAVNLDGVVWCYQAVVPGMIRRRRGSVVAFSSGLAHSGWPESAAYASSKAALVAFVKSAAKEVAQHRVRVNLIAPGVIDTPQYRHANAGNDDAHWAATLGVGRPEDVTGPLLFLLSDAATMTASLVSRDHAYSACEAAGAAQ, encoded by the coding sequence ATGAGAGCAACCTTTGATGCAGCCGGAGACGTGATCGTGATCACGGGCGGCGCGAACGGCATCGGGGCAGGGCTGGCGCGGGCCTGCGCGCAGGCCGGGGCCACGGTGGTTGTCTGCGATGTGGACGAGCGCGCCGCGTCGGGGCTGCTGGCGGACGCACCGGGCGTGCAGTTCCGCCGGCTCGACGTGAGCGACCGCGACGCGGTGATGCAGGTCATGCAGGCCATCGAGGCCGAACATGGGCGCATCGACGGCCTGGTCTGCGCCGCGGCGGTGCAGCCGCGCAAGGCCGTGCACGACACCGAGCCGCAGGCGTGGCGCAAGACCCTGGCAGTCAATCTGGACGGCGTGGTGTGGTGCTACCAGGCGGTCGTGCCCGGCATGATCCGCCGCCGGCGCGGCAGCGTGGTGGCGTTTTCGTCGGGACTTGCGCACAGCGGCTGGCCGGAATCCGCGGCCTATGCGTCGAGCAAGGCGGCGCTGGTCGCCTTTGTCAAAAGCGCGGCCAAGGAAGTTGCACAGCACCGGGTGCGGGTGAACCTGATCGCGCCGGGCGTGATCGACACGCCCCAGTACCGCCACGCCAACGCCGGCAACGACGACGCGCACTGGGCCGCCACGCTCGGCGTGGGCCGGCCGGAAGACGTTACGGGGCCGCTGCTGTTCCTGCTGTCCGATGCCGCGACCATGACCGCATCGCTGGTGAGCCGGGACCATGCCTACTCCGCCTGCGAAGCCGCCGGCGCAGCGCAATGA
- a CDS encoding FAD-dependent monooxygenase, whose amino-acid sequence MQPVLIVGAGPVGLTTALGLAYYGIPFLIFEEDGSLSLDTKAGTILTRTLEAFRRYGVADAVLERALRVEEIGEIERETNVAHASVRTAVLREETRYPFVVNLPQHHLEPILREAVEQAPQGRLLMQHRLVSFRSEAGGVVAEFDTPHGRQCFEGSYLLACDGGRSTVRAQCGVPVDGVSLDVRYMLVDLKVDLDVANPRDYPYLAYFSDAQEWMILVRQPHCWRFLYPLAGDADEPTDEALRSKVLRFIGNVDKVELLGRVTYRVHHRIARQWRRERVFLMGDAAHLITPMWALGLNTGVLDAISLPWRLAWVLRGWADSSLLDGYEREQRPVAADGAGEMAEAARHHMAMQGQDNPAAAVHEWGHAYTRTLLGVRLDISGSGDWSMIRNEAEPPPLRVGERIPDFLLHGPAGRPVRLHDLVDDCFLALYFADVRRQPGIPHNTSPALRHFVVSRWDAPLDSGLRDRALLDVGNHLRDRLGVPDGTLVLVRPDDHVAAIVPIAAQRAEDLYASIVGARAPQGSST is encoded by the coding sequence ATGCAACCTGTATTGATCGTGGGAGCCGGGCCGGTCGGCCTGACCACTGCGCTCGGCCTTGCGTATTACGGCATCCCGTTCCTGATCTTCGAGGAAGACGGCAGCCTGTCGCTGGATACCAAGGCCGGCACCATCCTGACCCGCACGCTGGAGGCCTTCCGCCGCTACGGCGTGGCCGATGCCGTGCTGGAGCGCGCGCTGCGCGTGGAAGAGATCGGCGAGATCGAGCGCGAGACCAACGTCGCGCATGCCTCCGTGCGCACGGCGGTCCTGCGCGAGGAAACCCGCTATCCGTTCGTCGTCAACCTGCCACAGCACCACCTTGAGCCCATCCTGCGCGAGGCGGTGGAGCAGGCGCCGCAGGGCCGCCTGCTGATGCAGCACCGGCTGGTGTCGTTCCGTTCCGAAGCCGGCGGCGTGGTGGCCGAGTTCGATACACCGCACGGCCGGCAGTGCTTCGAAGGCAGCTACCTGCTCGCCTGCGATGGCGGCAGGAGCACCGTGCGCGCGCAATGCGGCGTGCCGGTGGACGGCGTGTCGCTCGACGTGCGCTACATGCTGGTGGACCTGAAGGTCGACCTGGATGTGGCCAACCCGCGCGACTATCCCTACCTTGCCTACTTCTCGGATGCGCAGGAATGGATGATCCTGGTGCGGCAGCCACACTGCTGGCGTTTCCTGTATCCGCTTGCCGGCGATGCCGACGAACCGACCGATGAGGCGCTGCGCAGCAAGGTGCTGCGCTTCATCGGCAATGTCGACAAGGTGGAGCTGCTCGGACGGGTGACCTACCGCGTGCATCACCGCATCGCGCGGCAGTGGCGGCGCGAGCGCGTATTCCTGATGGGCGATGCTGCGCACCTGATCACGCCGATGTGGGCGCTTGGGCTGAACACCGGCGTGCTCGATGCCATCAGCCTGCCGTGGCGGCTGGCATGGGTGCTGCGCGGCTGGGCCGACAGCAGCCTGCTCGACGGCTACGAGCGCGAGCAGCGGCCGGTGGCCGCGGATGGCGCCGGCGAAATGGCCGAGGCCGCCCGCCACCACATGGCCATGCAGGGCCAGGACAATCCCGCGGCCGCGGTGCACGAGTGGGGACATGCCTATACGCGCACGCTGCTGGGCGTGCGGCTCGACATCAGCGGCAGCGGCGACTGGTCGATGATCCGCAACGAGGCCGAGCCGCCGCCACTGCGGGTGGGCGAGCGCATTCCCGACTTCTTGCTGCATGGCCCGGCCGGCCGGCCTGTCCGGCTCCACGACCTCGTCGACGACTGCTTCCTGGCGCTGTATTTCGCCGACGTGCGCCGCCAGCCCGGGATTCCGCACAACACATCGCCGGCGCTGCGGCACTTCGTGGTGTCGCGCTGGGATGCGCCGCTCGACTCGGGACTGCGCGACCGCGCGCTGCTCGACGTCGGCAACCATCTGCGCGACCGCCTTGGCGTGCCCGACGGCACGCTGGTGCTGGTCCGCCCCGACGACCACGTTGCCGCCATCGTGCCGATCGCGGCGCAGCGTGCCGAAGACCTCTACGCATCCATCGTCGGCGCGCGCGCGCCACAAGGGAGTTCCACGTGA
- a CDS encoding VOC family protein has product MTGPKVLGLNGFGLEVPDLAAAKAFYQTFGLEAAEELPGTLRMRSPGRTNDELVLSAATGKRLHHVSFYFDPLQREAFIEKLGRAGLAVQEQAPPGGCRDGLWFRDPWGRGSTCPRAFRWRSGSFMTDGTKPAGARAWTSPRGSTWKAAGRR; this is encoded by the coding sequence ATGACCGGACCCAAAGTGCTTGGCCTGAACGGCTTCGGCCTGGAAGTGCCTGACCTTGCCGCCGCGAAGGCGTTTTACCAGACCTTCGGTCTCGAAGCGGCAGAGGAGTTGCCCGGCACGCTGCGGATGCGCTCGCCCGGCCGCACCAATGACGAGCTGGTGTTGTCGGCCGCAACCGGCAAGCGCCTGCATCACGTCTCGTTCTATTTCGATCCGCTGCAGCGCGAGGCCTTTATCGAGAAGCTGGGCCGTGCCGGGCTGGCCGTGCAGGAGCAGGCGCCGCCGGGCGGCTGCCGTGACGGGCTGTGGTTCCGGGATCCGTGGGGACGTGGATCAACCTGTCCCCGCGCATTCCGGTGGCGATCCGGCAGCTTCATGACGGACGGGACGAAGCCGGCTGGCGCGCGCGCGTGGACGTCGCCGCGTGGCAGCACCTGGAAGGCGGCAGGCCGCCGCTGA
- a CDS encoding VOC family protein, producing MDVAAWQHLEGGRPPLKLGHVLIFTPELAEAERFLCDVLGLRVTDRAVGKVSFLAAGEGVIDHHCFGLIQSTHRGFQHASFQVGGFDDIGLGAWRMRQAGYRDSFGPGRHALASNLFQYVRDPWGSWVEYYADMDKISDRWISRDWSVLPYIWGPEWSPEFWGGEMNANCEPR from the coding sequence GTGGACGTCGCCGCGTGGCAGCACCTGGAAGGCGGCAGGCCGCCGCTGAAGCTTGGCCATGTGCTGATCTTCACCCCGGAACTGGCCGAGGCCGAGCGGTTCCTGTGCGATGTGCTGGGACTGCGCGTGACCGACCGCGCGGTCGGCAAGGTCAGCTTCCTCGCGGCGGGCGAAGGCGTGATCGACCACCACTGCTTCGGCCTGATCCAGAGTACGCACCGCGGCTTCCAGCACGCCAGCTTCCAGGTCGGGGGCTTTGACGACATCGGCCTGGGCGCCTGGCGCATGCGTCAGGCCGGCTACCGGGACAGTTTCGGGCCGGGCCGCCACGCGCTGGCGTCGAACCTGTTCCAGTACGTGCGCGACCCGTGGGGCAGCTGGGTGGAGTACTACGCCGACATGGACAAGATCAGCGACCGGTGGATCAGCCGGGACTGGTCGGTGCTGCCCTATATCTGGGGGCCGGAATGGTCGCCGGAATTCTGGGGTGGCGAGATGAATGCCAACTGCGAGCCACGGTGA